Proteins encoded in a region of the Zea mays cultivar B73 chromosome 4, Zm-B73-REFERENCE-NAM-5.0, whole genome shotgun sequence genome:
- the LOC100216978 gene encoding uncharacterized protein LOC100216978, which translates to MEKARRRHVPAFGEWNYYYSSSSSTSPDSAPAAAEPCWWYAPEPEARSEAWFRYSPPPRRRPAPVPASKKARRPETAGGGGGAVAAAVAAERKRAAAPKGSGRRVVVVRPVDEDLYRVPPPDDNDGAAAVSRLPRRRKRAARRSLWMGCLGLNCVA; encoded by the exons ATGGAGAAGGCGCGGCGGCGGCACGTGCCGGCGTTCGGGGAGTGGAACTACTACTACTCCTCCTCCTCGTCAACCTCCCCGGACTCCGCGCCCGCCGCGGCCGAGCCCTGCTGGTGGTACGCGCCGGAGCCGGAGGCCCGCAGCGAGGCCTGGTTCAGGTACTCCCCGCCCCCCCGCCGCAGGCCGGCGCCGGTGCCGGCTTCCAAGAAGGCGCGGCGGCCCGAGACCGCGGGCGGCGGCGGAggagccgtcgccgccgccgtagCTGCGGAGCGCAAGAGGGCGGCGGCGCCCAAGGGATCCGGCCGCAGGGTGGTGGTTGTCAGGCCCGTCGACGAGGACCTTTACCGCGTGCCGCCGCCGGACGACAACGACGGCGCCGCCGCTGTCTCCCGCCTTCCCAGACGCCGG AAGCGTGCGGCGAGGAGGAGCTTGTGGATGGGTTGCTTGGGCCTCAACTGCGTGGCCTGA